A window of Amphiprion ocellaris isolate individual 3 ecotype Okinawa chromosome 12, ASM2253959v1, whole genome shotgun sequence contains these coding sequences:
- the LOC129347273 gene encoding butyrophilin subfamily 3 member A1-like isoform X2, translating to MARTQLILIFLLQFTGISGNRFLYYRLGNDVTLPCDDVPPSTTRCSLISWLYNRRTDSQTTTKVKKGKVNQNLPGAERLSLSRNCSLIINNITAEDAGRYVCRIGDVAEFDRLVHLNILTISPSPPDADPKTDDEVTLKCSLLRFGSCPLNSIRWVDEKGTVLLGEGDGFKFDGQTDCVSLLTVKHQSSHNQQKIHLPVY from the exons ATGGCTCGAACACAATTAATTCTCatttttctgcttcagtttaCAG GCATCAGTGGAAATCGTTTTCTCTATTACAGACTTGGAAATGATGTCACTCTGCCCTGTGATGATGTACCTCCATCTACAACAAGATGCTCCCTCATTAGCTGGCTTTACAACAGACGCACAGACTCTCAGACCACAACCAAGGTGAAGAAAGGAAAAGTTAATCAGAACTTACCTGGAGCAGAGAGACTGAGTCTGAGCAGAAACTGCTCTCTGATCATCAACAACATCACTGCTGAGGATGCTGGTCGTTACGTCTGTCGGATTGGGGATGTCGCTGAGTTTGACAGATTAGTGCATCTAAATATCCTGACCA tctctccaTCTCCACCAGATGCTGATCCAAAGACAGACGATGAGGTCACATTAAAATGCTCTCTATTGAGATTCGGTTCTTGTCCACTGAACAGCATCCGTTGGGTGGATGAGAAAGGAACTGTGCTGCTTGGTGAAGGTGATGGGTTCAAGTTTGATGGACAGACGGACTGTGTTTCTcttctgacagtgaagcatcagAGCAGCCACAACCAACAGAAGATACACCTGCCAGTTTATTGA
- the LOC129347273 gene encoding uncharacterized protein LOC129347273 isoform X1 — translation MARTQLILIFLLQFTAGISGNRFLYYRLGNDVTLPCDDVPPSTTRCSLISWLYNRRTDSQTTTKVKKGKVNQNLPGAERLSLSRNCSLIINNITAEDAGRYVCRIGDVAEFDRLVHLNILTISPSPPDADPKTDDEVTLKCSLLRFGSCPLNSIRWVDEKGTVLLGEGDGFKFDGQTDCVSLLTVKHQSSHNQQKIHLPVY, via the exons ATGGCTCGAACACAATTAATTCTCatttttctgcttcagtttaCAG CAGGCATCAGTGGAAATCGTTTTCTCTATTACAGACTTGGAAATGATGTCACTCTGCCCTGTGATGATGTACCTCCATCTACAACAAGATGCTCCCTCATTAGCTGGCTTTACAACAGACGCACAGACTCTCAGACCACAACCAAGGTGAAGAAAGGAAAAGTTAATCAGAACTTACCTGGAGCAGAGAGACTGAGTCTGAGCAGAAACTGCTCTCTGATCATCAACAACATCACTGCTGAGGATGCTGGTCGTTACGTCTGTCGGATTGGGGATGTCGCTGAGTTTGACAGATTAGTGCATCTAAATATCCTGACCA tctctccaTCTCCACCAGATGCTGATCCAAAGACAGACGATGAGGTCACATTAAAATGCTCTCTATTGAGATTCGGTTCTTGTCCACTGAACAGCATCCGTTGGGTGGATGAGAAAGGAACTGTGCTGCTTGGTGAAGGTGATGGGTTCAAGTTTGATGGACAGACGGACTGTGTTTCTcttctgacagtgaagcatcagAGCAGCCACAACCAACAGAAGATACACCTGCCAGTTTATTGA
- the LOC111566952 gene encoding uncharacterized protein LOC111566952 yields the protein MARTQLILIFLLQFTAGISGDLDLYYRLGNDVTLPCGDVSSSETICSLISWLYNRRTDSQTAIKVKKGKIDQNLPGAERLSLSRNCSLIINKVTAEDAGRYTCRFGDITELDAFVYLNILTISPSPPDADPKTDDEVTLKCSLLRYNGIRPCPLNSIRWVDEKGTVLLGESDGYKFNGQMDCVSLLTVKHQSSHNNRRYTCQFTERNNVKIDAHYPPVFTDSTDQSPTSSIYYIMLMLRIATLVLMLGITVGVITYRGRKKLPEDTNVHFVADTGGDTVDYENVGDHSAAAALH from the exons ATGGCTCGAACACAATTAATTCTCatttttctgcttcagtttacag CAGGCATCAGTGGAGATCTTGATCTCTATTACAGACTTGGAAATGATGTCACTCTGCCATGTGGTGATgtatcttcatctgaaacaaTATGCTCCCTCATTAGCTGGCTTTACAACAGACGCACAGACTCTCAGACCGCAATAAAGGTGAAGAAAGGAAAAATTGATCAGAACTTACCTGGAGCAGAGAGACTGAGTCTGAGCAGAAACTGCTCTCTGATCATCAACAAGGTCACTGCTGAGGATGCTGGTCGTTACACCTGTCGGTTTGGGGATATCACTGAGTTGGACGCATTTGTCTATCTAAATATCCTGACCA tctctccaTCTCCACCAGATGCTGATCCAAAGACAGACGATGAGGTCACATTAAAATGCTCTCTGTTGAGATACAATGGAATCCGTCCTTGTCCACTGAACAGCATCCGTTGGGTGGATGAGAAAGGAACTGTGCTGCTTGGTGAAAGTGATGGGTACAAGTTTAATGGACAGATGGACTGTGTTTCTCTTCTGACTGTGAAGCATCAGAGCAGCCACAACAACAGAAGATACACCTGCCAGTTTACTGAGAGAAACAATGTGAAGATAGATGCTCACTACCCACCTGTCttcacag ATTCCACAGATCAGTCTCCGACTTCATCCATCTACTACATCATGTTGATGCTTCGCATTGCAACACTGGTCCTGATGCTTGGAATCACAGTTGGTGTGATCACATATAGAG GAAGGAAAAAGCTCCCTGAAGACACCAAT gTTCATTTTGTTGCTGACACTGGTGGTGACACAGTCGACTATGAAAATGTAGGAGatcattctgctgctgcagcgctGCACTGA